The Amblyomma americanum isolate KBUSLIRL-KWMA chromosome 5, ASM5285725v1, whole genome shotgun sequence genome window below encodes:
- the LOC144135079 gene encoding ipis-1-like, with protein MKGSKKDRSRAKVPRSSVQLTSSHLRPEDTGAEGAPRPGRKACVDEESGRTTSLSEAETSSAARDQDATHRGVEEPLPDETGIHGAMLQFAVDVYQELSAAVVAQGGTANVVFSPLALQTTLALMLTLAEGRTAEQIASVLHLHCCSNEDFQAYMRRRTSKLTGLAGNLGYFCLNNKTRLITGGCIAAPDSADGVRLSEALESLRVEHHGADFVQDGEAVRQRTNEWLHVMTAFECERAISEGAVDARTSLMVASVTSLRAADWKWKFRLRDSVTGVFYNTSGETKQVTMMCQRGRFPTGDFAEDLNATALELRYRRYKKSMVFILPRERDGLAALEKALTGPKLRSCLERLEDRGCVEVTLPKFGVKQALDLRNVLPRMGVVDVFVRGRANLPGLVTHVEALDALTSSSSVGCPHLSLAIHCAFAQTRERGHKLGTWAEPARSKFTVDHPFMFVVLSRAPEAVLLIGSVRDVRLPYI; from the exons ATGaaaggcagcaagaaagaccGCTCCCGGGCGAAGGTGCCGAGGTCCTCAGTGCAGCTCACGTCTTCCCACCTGCGACCGGAAGACACGGGCGCCGAAGGAGCCCCGAGACCCGGGCGGAAGGCGTGCGTCGACGAAGAGTCCGGCCGCACGACGTCGCTGTCCGAGGCCGAGACGTCATCAGCCGCTCGCGACCAGGACGCCACGCATCGCGGAGTAGAAGA GCCGCTGCCGGACGAGACCGGCATCCACGGCGCCATGCTGCAGTTCGCGGTCGACGTGTACCAGGAGCTGAGCGCAGCCGTGGTGGCCCAAGGCGGAACGGCCAACGTGGTCTTCTCTCCGCTCGCCCTGCAGACCACGCTGGCCCTGATGCTGACCCTGGCCGAGGGCCGCACCGCCGAGCAGATTGCGAGCGTCCTGCACCTCCACTGCTGCTCGAACGAAGACTTCCAG GCGTACATGCGTCGCCGCACCTCCAAGCTCACCGGCCTGGCGGGGAACCTCGGCTACTTCTGCCTCAACAACAAGACGCGCCTGATCACCGGCGGATGCATAGCGGCTCCTGACTCGGCCGACGGAGTCCGCCTCAGCGAGGCGCTTGAATCGCTGAGAGTAGAGCACCACGGCGCCGATTTCGTCCAGG ACGGCGAGGCCGTTCGCCAACGCACCAACGAGTGGCTACACGTGATGACGGCGTTCGAATGTGAGCGAGCGATATCAGAGGGCGCTGTGGACGCCCGTACGTCACTCATGGTGGccagcgtgacctcgctgcgggCCGCCGACTGGAAGTGGAAGTTCCGCCTCAGGGACAGCGTCACGGGAGTCTTCTACAATACCTCTGGAGAAACCAAACAGG TGACCATGATGTGCCAGCGCGGCCGATTTCCCACCGGCGACTTTGCCGAAGACCTGAACGCCACAGCTCTAGAACTTCGATACCGGCGCTACAAGAAGTCTATGGTCTTCATACTCCCGCGCGAGCGCGATGGCCTAGCCGCTCTGGAGAAGGCCCTAACGGGACCCAAGCTCCGGAGTTGCCTGGAACGGCTCGAAGACCGAGGATGCGTCGAGGTCACTCTGCCCAAGTTCGGCGTCAAGCAGGCCTTGGACCTCAGGAATGTCCTGCCACGGATGGGTGTCGTGGACGTGTTCGTTCGGGGACGGGCAAACCTGCCGGGCTTAGTGACGCACGTCGAAGCTCTAGACGCTCTTACCTCCTCCAGCAGCGTCGGCTGTCCGCACCTGTCCCTGGCCATTCACTGCGCTTTCGCGCAGACAAGGGAGAGGGGGCACAAGCTTGGTACGTGGGCTGAGCCAGCTCGCTCCAAGTTCACTGTGGACCACCCGTTCATGTTCGTGGTCCTTAGCAGAGCCCCGGAAGCTGTTCTGCTTATCGGCTCCGTGAGGGATGTACGCCTTCCCTACATATGA
- the LOC144134231 gene encoding iris-like, with protein sequence MASTEGLDSKPGPCNLSARSSPPSSKGYAITRICNGLAVDMCKQMLRLKAASQRPDEDPAENVAFSPLAVASALSMVLAGTGGRTMRELSGALHGADNRTVHEQFRHVFSELGRLDDDVALSLANRLYADDRLRPSGNYQATLEKHYQSPVESIGFHVDPDACRSRINACVERTTCSWIKELLPPGSVDAATLLALVSALYFKGRWIVPFDPGRTVTRDFHETRSRVVRVRMMSGDTPARLNHYCDGLPARAVELAYAGGRVSMTLLVPDQMDGLGSLLEALTPGRLERLLGGFDPQQDVQLELPRFKLEETTDLKAVLNAMGVKDLFDPHMVNLPGFTTDGASKKDGEGAGGLPTLSVALHKASIEVNEEGTETTAPADSAAAAGGVILDPSRFRIDRPFYLLIRCLNPEVILLAGSVRRVLQH encoded by the exons ATGGCCAGCACCGAAGGCTTGGACTCCAAGCCCGGCCCATGCAACCTCTCCGCCAGGAGCAGTCCTCCGAGCTCGAAGGGCTACGCCATCACTCGTATCTGCAATGGCCTCGCCGTCGACATGTGCAAGCAGATGCTCCGGCTGAAG GCTGCCTCCCAGCGGCCCGACGAGGATCCGGCGGAAAACGTGGCCTTTTCTCCGCTGGCcgtggcctcggcgctgtccatGGTGCTCGCGGGCACCGGAGGACGCACCATGAGGGAGCTCTCCGGTGCCTTGCATGGCGCCGATAACAGGACGGTGCACGAGCAGTTCAG GCACGTCTTCAGCGAGCTGGGCCGCCTGGATGACGACGTCGCCCTGAGCCTGGCCAACCGACTGTACGCCGATGACCGGCTCCGGCCATCGGGGAACTACCAGGCGACTCTGGAGAAGCACTACCAGAGCCCTGTCGAGTCCATAGGCTTTCACGTGGACCCGGACGCCTGCCGGTCCAGAATCAACGCCTGTGTCGAGAGAACCACGTGTTCGTGGATCAAGGAACTGCTGCCTCCCGGAAGCGTTGACGCCGCCACGCTTCTAGCGCTTGTCAGCGCGCTCTACTTCAAAG GACGATGGATCGTGCCGTTCGACCCTGGCCGCACCGTCACACGTGACTTCCACGAGACCCGCTCCCGGGTGGTCCGCGTGCGCATGATGTCGGGCGACACGCCAGCGCGGCTCAACCACTACTGCGACGGCCTTCCGGCACGCGCCGTGGAGCTGGCCTACGCGGGTGGCCGCGTCTCTATGACGCTGCTGGTGCCGGACCAGATGGACGGGCTCGGTTCTCTCCTGGAGGCACTCACCCCAGGCCGCCTGGAGCGGCTGCTGGGTGGATTCGACCCGCAGCAGGATGTGCAGCTGGAGCTGCCTCGTTTCAAG CTAGAAGAGACGACCGACCTTAAGGCCGTCTTGAATGCGATGGGCGTCAAGGACCTGTTCGATCCGCACATGGTCAACCTTCCGGGCTTCACGACTGACGGCGCCTCCAAGAAAGACGGCGAAGGGGCAGGGGGCCTCCCCACCCTGTCGGTCGCCCTGCACAAGGCATCCATCGAAGTCAACGAAGAAGGCACCGAGACAACAGCTCCAGCAGACTCtgcagcagctgccggtggcgtcATACTGGACCCGTCTCGTTTCCGGATTGACCGGCCCTTCTACTTGCTGATACGCTGCTTGAACCCGGAAGTTATCCTCTTGGCCGGTTCCGTGCGCCGTGTTTTGCAACATTAG
- the LOC144135080 gene encoding ipis-1-like isoform X1, which translates to MKGSKKDRSRAKVPRSSVQLTSSHLRPEDTGAEGAPRPGRKACVDEESGRTTSLSEAETSSAARDQDATHRGVEEPLPDETGIHGAMLQFAVDVYQELSAAVVAQGGTANVVFSPLALQTTLALMLALAEGRTAEQIASVLHLHCCSNEDFQAYMRRRTSKLTGLAGNLGYFCLNNKTRLITGGCIAAPDSADGVRLSEALESLRVEHHGADFVQDGEAVRQRTNEWLHVMTAFECERAISEGAVDARTSLMVASVTSLRAADWKWKFRLRDSVTGVFYNTSGETKQVTMMCQRGRFPTGDFAEDLNATALELRYRRYKKSMVFILPRERDGLAALEKALTGPKLRSCLERLEDRGCVEVTLPKFGVKQALDLRNVLPRMGVVDVFVRGRANLPGLVTHVEALDALTSSSSVGCPHLSLAIHCAFAQTRERGHKLGTWAEPARSKFTVDHPFMFVVLSRAPEAVLLIGSVRDVRLPYI; encoded by the exons ATGaaaggcagcaagaaagaccGCTCCCGGGCGAAGGTGCCGAGGTCCTCAGTGCAGCTCACGTCTTCCCACCTGCGACCGGAAGACACGGGCGCCGAAGGAGCCCCGAGACCCGGGCGGAAGGCGTGCGTCGACGAAGAGTCCGGCCGCACGACGTCGCTGTCCGAGGCCGAGACGTCATCAGCCGCTCGCGACCAGGACGCCACGCATCGCGGAGTAGAAGA GCCGCTGCCGGACGAGACCGGCATCCACGGCGCCATGCTGCAGTTCGCGGTCGACGTGTACCAGGAGCTGAGCGCAGCCGTGGTGGCCCAAGGCGGAACGGCCAACGTGGTCTTCTCTCCGCTCGCCCTGCAGACCACGCTGGCCCTGATGCTGGCCCTGGCCGAGGGCCGCACCGCCGAGCAGATTGCGAGCGTCCTGCACCTCCACTGCTGCTCGAACGAAGACTTCCAG GCGTACATGCGTCGCCGCACCTCCAAGCTCACCGGCCTGGCGGGGAACCTCGGCTACTTCTGCCTCAACAACAAGACGCGCCTGATCACCGGCGGATGCATAGCGGCTCCTGACTCGGCCGACGGAGTCCGCCTCAGCGAGGCGCTTGAATCGCTGAGAGTAGAGCACCACGGCGCCGATTTCGTCCAGG ACGGCGAGGCCGTTCGCCAACGCACCAACGAGTGGCTACACGTGATGACGGCGTTCGAATGTGAGCGAGCGATATCAGAGGGCGCTGTGGACGCCCGTACGTCGCTCATGGTGGccagcgtgacctcgctgcgggCCGCCGACTGGAAGTGGAAGTTCCGCCTCAGGGACAGCGTCACGGGAGTCTTCTACAATACCTCTGGAGAAACCAAACAGG TGACCATGATGTGCCAGCGCGGCCGATTTCCCACCGGCGACTTTGCCGAAGACCTGAACGCCACGGCTCTAGAACTTCGATACCGGCGCTACAAGAAGTCTATGGTCTTCATACTCCCGCGCGAGCGCGATGGCCTAGCCGCTCTGGAGAAGGCCCTAACGGGACCCAAGCTCCGGAGTTGCCTGGAACGGCTCGAAGACCGAGGATGCGTCGAGGTCACTCTGCCCAAGTTCGGCGTCAAGCAGGCCTTGGACCTCAGGAATGTCCTGCCACGGATGGGTGTCGTGGACGTGTTCGTTCGGGGACGGGCAAACCTGCCGGGCTTAGTGACGCACGTCGAAGCTCTAGACGCTCTTACCTCCTCCAGCAGCGTCGGCTGTCCGCACCTGTCCCTGGCCATTCACTGCGCTTTCGCGCAGACAAGGGAGAGGGGGCACAAGCTTGGTACGTGGGCTGAGCCAGCTCGCTCCAAGTTCACTGTGGACCACCCGTTCATGTTCGTGGTCCTTAGCAGAGCCCCGGAAGCTGTTCTGCTTATCGGCTCCGTGAGGGATGTACGCCTTCCCTACATATGA
- the LOC144135080 gene encoding uncharacterized protein LOC144135080 isoform X2, with the protein MKGSKKDRSRAKVPRSSVQLTSSHLRPEDTGAEGAPRPGRKACVDEESGRTTSLSEAETSSAARDQDATHRGVEEPLPDETGIHGAMLQFAVDVYQELSAAVVAQGGTANVVFSPLALQTTLALMLALAEGRTAEQIASVLHLHCCSNEDFQAYMRRRTSKLTGLAGNLGYFCLNNKTRLITGGCIAAPDSADGVRLSEALESLRVEHHGADFVQDGEAVRQRTNEWLHVMTAFECERAISEGAVDARTSLMVASVTSLRAADWKWKFRLRDSVTGVFYNTSGETKQAATGTGRNRFRDHDVPARPISHRRLCRRPERHGSRTSIPALQEVYGLHTPARARWPSRSGEGPNGTQAPELPGTARRPRMRRGHSAQVRRQAGLGPQECPATDGCRGRVRSGTGKPAGLSDARRSSRRSYLLQQRRLSAPVPGHSLRFRADKGEGAQAWYVG; encoded by the exons ATGaaaggcagcaagaaagaccGCTCCCGGGCGAAGGTGCCGAGGTCCTCAGTGCAGCTCACGTCTTCCCACCTGCGACCGGAAGACACGGGCGCCGAAGGAGCCCCGAGACCCGGGCGGAAGGCGTGCGTCGACGAAGAGTCCGGCCGCACGACGTCGCTGTCCGAGGCCGAGACGTCATCAGCCGCTCGCGACCAGGACGCCACGCATCGCGGAGTAGAAGA GCCGCTGCCGGACGAGACCGGCATCCACGGCGCCATGCTGCAGTTCGCGGTCGACGTGTACCAGGAGCTGAGCGCAGCCGTGGTGGCCCAAGGCGGAACGGCCAACGTGGTCTTCTCTCCGCTCGCCCTGCAGACCACGCTGGCCCTGATGCTGGCCCTGGCCGAGGGCCGCACCGCCGAGCAGATTGCGAGCGTCCTGCACCTCCACTGCTGCTCGAACGAAGACTTCCAG GCGTACATGCGTCGCCGCACCTCCAAGCTCACCGGCCTGGCGGGGAACCTCGGCTACTTCTGCCTCAACAACAAGACGCGCCTGATCACCGGCGGATGCATAGCGGCTCCTGACTCGGCCGACGGAGTCCGCCTCAGCGAGGCGCTTGAATCGCTGAGAGTAGAGCACCACGGCGCCGATTTCGTCCAGG ACGGCGAGGCCGTTCGCCAACGCACCAACGAGTGGCTACACGTGATGACGGCGTTCGAATGTGAGCGAGCGATATCAGAGGGCGCTGTGGACGCCCGTACGTCGCTCATGGTGGccagcgtgacctcgctgcgggCCGCCGACTGGAAGTGGAAGTTCCGCCTCAGGGACAGCGTCACGGGAGTCTTCTACAATACCTCTGGAGAAACCAAACAGG CTGCAACTGGAACGGGTCGTAACAGATTTCG TGACCATGATGTGCCAGCGCGGCCGATTTCCCACCGGCGACTTTGCCGAAGACCTGAACGCCACGGCTCTAGAACTTCGATACCGGCGCTACAAGAAGTCTATGGTCTTCATACTCCCGCGCGAGCGCGATGGCCTAGCCGCTCTGGAGAAGGCCCTAACGGGACCCAAGCTCCGGAGTTGCCTGGAACGGCTCGAAGACCGAGGATGCGTCGAGGTCACTCTGCCCAAGTTCGGCGTCAAGCAGGCCTTGGACCTCAGGAATGTCCTGCCACGGATGGGTGTCGTGGACGTGTTCGTTCGGGGACGGGCAAACCTGCCGGGCTTAGTGACGCACGTCGAAGCTCTAGACGCTCTTACCTCCTCCAGCAGCGTCGGCTGTCCGCACCTGTCCCTGGCCATTCACTGCGCTTTCGCGCAGACAAGGGAGAGGGGGCACAAGCTTGGTACGTGGGCTGA